Proteins from a genomic interval of Salvelinus alpinus chromosome 7, SLU_Salpinus.1, whole genome shotgun sequence:
- the LOC139581734 gene encoding beta-1,4-galactosyltransferase 7-like isoform X2 has product MRSYCQNRGNSITGFFCEILKLLSFATSKMMYSSRRKPVLYFKEDKRFWSGKCTVYKLFCLCMVLVLVSLLWLQLSCTGDMSRVVVDDGRIPHQPCPLERQASAADDPSWGPHKLALLIPFRERFEELLVFVPFMHTFLNNKKILHKIFVINQMDHYRFNRASLINVGYTESGNDTDYIAMHDVDLLPLNEALDYGFPEEGPFHVASPELHPLYHYKTYVGGILLLTKQHYHMCNGMSNRFWGWGREDDEFYRRLRSAGLQLFRPSGIKTGYKTFRHIHDPAWRKRDQKRVAAQKQEQFKVDPEGGLTNLQYKVESRQELTISGAPVTVLNTKLECDTDKTPWCLLN; this is encoded by the exons ATGAGGAGCTACTGTCAAAATCGGGGGAATAGCATAACTGGATTTTTCTGTGAAATCTTGAAGCTGTTGTCATTTGCAACCTCAAAAATGATGTATTCATCAAGAAGGAAACCAGTCCTCTATTTCAAAGAAGACAAAAG ATTCTGGTCTGGGAAATGCACAGTCTACAAACTATTTTGTCTGTGTATGGTGCTGGTGCTGGTCTCCCTCCTATGGCTCCAACTCAGCTGTACAGGAGACATGAGCCGGGTTGTAGTGGATGACGGACGCATCCCCCATCAGCCTTGTCCCCTGGAGAGACAGGCATCCGCTGCGGACGACCCTTCCTGGGGTCCTCACAAGCTGGCTCTTCTGATACCTTTCAGGGAGAGGTTTGAGGAGCTGCTGGTGTTTGTCCCCTTCATGCACACCTTCTTGAACAACAAGAAGATACTGCATAAGATCTTCGTAATTAACCAGATGGATCACTATCG GTTCAACAGAGCCTCTCTCATTAACGTTGGTTACACGGAGAGTGGTAACGACACTGATTACATCGCCATGCATGATGTGGACTTGTTACCTCTGAATGAAGCTCTGGACTATGGTTTCCCAGAGGAGGGCCCTTTCCACGTGGCCTCACCAGAGCTGCACCCCCTGTATCACTACAAGACATACGTGGGAGGAATCCTGCTGCTCACCAAACAGCATTATCACATG TGCAACGGCATGTCCAACCGGTtctggggatgggggagagaagaCGATGAATTCTACAGGAGACTAAGAAGTGCTGGATTACAG CTCTTCAGGCCCAGTGGGATAAAAACAGGGTATAAAACCTTTCGCCACATCCATGACCCTGCCTGGAGGAAGAGAGACCAGAAGAGAGTGGCTGCACAGAAACAG GAACAATTCAAGGTTGACCCTGAGGGCGGGCTGACTAACTTGCAGTACAAGGTGGAGTCGAGACAGGAGCTGACTATTAGTGGAGCCCCTGTCACTGTCCTCAACACCAAACTGGAGTGTGACACAGACAAGACTCCCTGGTGTCTGCTGAACTAA
- the LOC139581735 gene encoding myb/SANT-like DNA-binding domain-containing protein 4 isoform X1, with amino-acid sequence MATRAAYFSPSEAQILMEAYEEVKDIIKKKGNTATVIKQREKAWQSIADRLNALNMNGPKRTWQQVKIKYKNILQNAVKKNTHRQGTGGGSPKADLTPAEDMALELNKGRPVLEGIPGGKETSIGSSQDATRFIQVSGSTVFLLEPPAQAPDDADPGEGPSAAATAHDGDDDEEETISLDSRRHEDPDAIQWENQPGNISSQAIRKLYGNHLRRQIELADIDIQYKKKKMENLALESEIKKRTIRKLDLEIKKLEREVRYAFNVHCMLTVTQMY; translated from the exons atggcaactagagccgcgtacttttccccgtcggaagcacaaatcctcatggaggcatacgaggaggtaaaagatataattaagaagaaaggcaacaccgccacagtgataaagcaaagagagaaagcgtggcaaagtattgcagaccgcctgaatgc attaaacatgaacgggccaaaacggacatggcagcaggtcaaaatcaaatacaagaacattctgcagaatg cagtgaaaaagaatacccacagacaaggcacgggtggtgggtcaccaaaggctgaccttaccccagcagaggacatggccttggagctaaataaaggcaggcccgtcttagaggggatccctggggggaaagagacgagcataggttcctcccaagatgccacccgcttcattcaag tgtctggcagcactgtgttcctgttagagccaccagcacaagcaccagacgatgctgatcca ggtgaaggccccagtgcagcagcaacagcacatgatggagacgatgatgaggaggagaccatctctctggattccagaaggcatgag gacccagatgctatacagtgggaaaaccagcctggcaacata agctcacaagctatcagaaagttgtatggcaaccacctccggcgccaaatagaactggcagacatagacattcagtacaagaagaaaaagatggaaaatcttgcactggagtccgaaataaaaaagaggacaattaggaaactggaccttgaaataaaaaaacttgagagggaggtgagatatgccttcaatgtacactgtatgctaactgtaacacaaatgtattaa
- the LOC139581734 gene encoding beta-1,4-galactosyltransferase 7-like isoform X1, with product MRSYCQNRGNSITGFFCEILKLLSFATSKMMYSSRRKPVLYFKEDKRFWSGKCTVYKLFCLCMVLVLVSLLWLQLSCTGDMSRVVVDDGRIPHQPCPLERQASAADDPSWGPHKLALLIPFRERFEELLVFVPFMHTFLNNKKILHKIFVINQMDHYRFNRASLINVGYTESGNDTDYIAMHDVDLLPLNEALDYGFPEEGPFHVASPELHPLYHYKTYVGGILLLTKQHYHMCNGMSNRFWGWGREDDEFYRRLRSAGLQLFRPSGIKTGYKTFRHIHDPAWRKRDQKRVAAQKQKEQFKVDPEGGLTNLQYKVESRQELTISGAPVTVLNTKLECDTDKTPWCLLN from the exons ATGAGGAGCTACTGTCAAAATCGGGGGAATAGCATAACTGGATTTTTCTGTGAAATCTTGAAGCTGTTGTCATTTGCAACCTCAAAAATGATGTATTCATCAAGAAGGAAACCAGTCCTCTATTTCAAAGAAGACAAAAG ATTCTGGTCTGGGAAATGCACAGTCTACAAACTATTTTGTCTGTGTATGGTGCTGGTGCTGGTCTCCCTCCTATGGCTCCAACTCAGCTGTACAGGAGACATGAGCCGGGTTGTAGTGGATGACGGACGCATCCCCCATCAGCCTTGTCCCCTGGAGAGACAGGCATCCGCTGCGGACGACCCTTCCTGGGGTCCTCACAAGCTGGCTCTTCTGATACCTTTCAGGGAGAGGTTTGAGGAGCTGCTGGTGTTTGTCCCCTTCATGCACACCTTCTTGAACAACAAGAAGATACTGCATAAGATCTTCGTAATTAACCAGATGGATCACTATCG GTTCAACAGAGCCTCTCTCATTAACGTTGGTTACACGGAGAGTGGTAACGACACTGATTACATCGCCATGCATGATGTGGACTTGTTACCTCTGAATGAAGCTCTGGACTATGGTTTCCCAGAGGAGGGCCCTTTCCACGTGGCCTCACCAGAGCTGCACCCCCTGTATCACTACAAGACATACGTGGGAGGAATCCTGCTGCTCACCAAACAGCATTATCACATG TGCAACGGCATGTCCAACCGGTtctggggatgggggagagaagaCGATGAATTCTACAGGAGACTAAGAAGTGCTGGATTACAG CTCTTCAGGCCCAGTGGGATAAAAACAGGGTATAAAACCTTTCGCCACATCCATGACCCTGCCTGGAGGAAGAGAGACCAGAAGAGAGTGGCTGCACAGAAACA GAAGGAACAATTCAAGGTTGACCCTGAGGGCGGGCTGACTAACTTGCAGTACAAGGTGGAGTCGAGACAGGAGCTGACTATTAGTGGAGCCCCTGTCACTGTCCTCAACACCAAACTGGAGTGTGACACAGACAAGACTCCCTGGTGTCTGCTGAACTAA
- the LOC139581735 gene encoding myb/SANT-like DNA-binding domain-containing protein 4 isoform X2 — translation MATRAAYFSPSEAQILMEAYEEVKDIIKKKGNTATVIKQREKAWQSIADRLNALNMNGPKRTWQQVKIKYKNILQNAVKKNTHRQGTGGGSPKADLTPAEDMALELNKGRPVLEGIPGGKETSIGSSQDATRFIQVSGSTVFLLEPPAQAPDDADPGEGPSAAATAHDGDDDEEETISLDSRRHEDPDAIQWENQPGNISSQAIRKLYGNHLRRQIELADIDIQYKKKKMENLALESEIKKRTIRKLDLEIKKLERELQEDDTAQNKN, via the exons atggcaactagagccgcgtacttttccccgtcggaagcacaaatcctcatggaggcatacgaggaggtaaaagatataattaagaagaaaggcaacaccgccacagtgataaagcaaagagagaaagcgtggcaaagtattgcagaccgcctgaatgc attaaacatgaacgggccaaaacggacatggcagcaggtcaaaatcaaatacaagaacattctgcagaatg cagtgaaaaagaatacccacagacaaggcacgggtggtgggtcaccaaaggctgaccttaccccagcagaggacatggccttggagctaaataaaggcaggcccgtcttagaggggatccctggggggaaagagacgagcataggttcctcccaagatgccacccgcttcattcaag tgtctggcagcactgtgttcctgttagagccaccagcacaagcaccagacgatgctgatcca ggtgaaggccccagtgcagcagcaacagcacatgatggagacgatgatgaggaggagaccatctctctggattccagaaggcatgag gacccagatgctatacagtgggaaaaccagcctggcaacata agctcacaagctatcagaaagttgtatggcaaccacctccggcgccaaatagaactggcagacatagacattcagtacaagaagaaaaagatggaaaatcttgcactggagtccgaaataaaaaagaggacaattaggaaactggaccttgaaataaaaaaacttgagagggag ctccaagaagatgacacagctcaaaataaaaattag